Proteins encoded in a region of the Saccharomyces eubayanus strain FM1318 chromosome V, whole genome shotgun sequence genome:
- the CHO1 gene encoding CDP-diacylglycerol-serine O-phosphatidyltransferase, producing MVESDEDFAPQEFPHTETDVIIDERDNEGYSSDEFSGTLSRRASSIFSINTAPLAPPNATDIQKFTSDEHHFSMMRNLHMADYITMLNGFSGFYSIVSCLRFTLTGKPHYVQRAHFFILLGMCFDFLDGRVARLRNRSSLMGQELDSLADLVSFGVAPASIAFAIGFQTTLDVMILSFFVLCGLARLARFNVTVAQLPKDSSTGKSKYFEGLPMPTTLALVLGMAYFVRNGWIFDSIPFGIFREDQLLEFHPIILVFFIHGCGMISKSLKIPKP from the coding sequence ATGGTTGAGTCAGACGAAGATTTTGCACCTCAAGAATTCCCACACACAGAAACAGATGTCATCATAGATGAACGTGACAATGAGGGGTATTCCTCCGACGAGTTTAGCGGCACATTAAGCAGAAGGGCTTCGagtatattttctataAACACAGCTCCGTTGGCTCCGCCAAATGCTACCGACATACAAAAATTTACAAGCGACGAACATCATTTTAGCATGATGAGGAATTTACATATGGCAGATTATATTACTATGTTAAACGGGTTCTCTGGGTTTTACTCGATTGTGAGTTGTTTGAGATTCACACTTACAGGCAAACCTCATTACGTTCAGCGTgcccatttttttattttattagGTATGTGTTTCGACTTCCTTGACGGGAGGGTGGCACGTCTCAGAAATAGATCGTCTCTGATGGGTCAAGAACTGGACTCATTGGCCGATTTAGTCTCCTTTGGTGTGGCTCCAGCCTCTATTGCGTTCGCCATTGGTTTCCAAACCACACTTGATGTCATGATTCTGTCATTCTTCGTTCTATGTGGTTTGGCGAGACTAGCAAGATTTAACGTCACCGTCGCCCAGTTGCCTAAGGATTCTTCCACCGGTAAGTCCAAATACTTTGAAGGGTTACCAATGCCAACCACCTTGGCTTTGGTTTTGGGTATGGCGTATTTTGTTAGAAACGGGTGGATTTTTGACAGCATCCCATTCGGTATTTTCAGAGAAGACCAATTATTGGAATTTCACCCAATAATTCTGGTATTCTTTATTCATGGGTGTGGtatgatttcaaagagCTTAAAGATTCCTAAGCCATAG